The following are encoded in a window of Salinibacter ruber DSM 13855 genomic DNA:
- the lipA gene encoding lipoyl synthase gives MSTTETRDPDTSENEPTMPGDTDLGAVEPDPIGPSGDGDPGFVELPVVENTNKNKRGERPEWLRVSLPQGESYTEVRQTVEDHDLHTVCESANCPNMGECWSRGTATFMILGDVCTRSCGFCAVKTGQPQDGLDWDEPRRVADAVDKMDLDHAVITSVNRDEREDGGAPIFAEVIERIHDLGATCEVLTPDFRGMRDPCETVFEAEPDIFNHNVETVPSLYRRVRPQADYERSLRVLRWAKEEGLRTKSGIMVGLGESKEEVLEIMEDFVEIGLDVMTIGQYMQPTDHHLPVEEWVEPEVFDWYKEVGEEKGIDHVESSPLTRSSYHAEEHV, from the coding sequence ATGTCCACCACCGAGACCCGCGACCCGGACACCTCCGAGAACGAGCCCACGATGCCCGGCGACACGGACCTGGGCGCCGTAGAGCCCGATCCCATTGGCCCCTCGGGCGACGGCGATCCTGGATTCGTTGAACTGCCCGTCGTCGAGAACACCAACAAGAACAAACGCGGCGAGCGCCCGGAGTGGCTCCGCGTCTCCCTTCCCCAAGGCGAATCGTACACCGAGGTCCGCCAGACCGTGGAGGACCACGACCTCCACACGGTCTGTGAGAGCGCCAACTGTCCGAACATGGGGGAGTGCTGGAGCCGTGGCACGGCGACGTTTATGATTCTGGGCGACGTGTGCACCCGCTCCTGCGGCTTCTGCGCCGTCAAGACGGGGCAGCCCCAGGACGGCCTCGACTGGGATGAGCCGCGCCGCGTGGCCGACGCCGTCGACAAGATGGACCTCGACCACGCCGTCATTACCAGCGTGAACCGGGACGAGCGAGAGGATGGGGGCGCGCCCATCTTTGCGGAGGTCATCGAGCGCATCCACGACCTGGGCGCGACCTGCGAGGTGCTCACGCCCGACTTTCGGGGCATGCGGGACCCCTGCGAGACGGTCTTTGAGGCGGAGCCGGACATCTTTAATCACAACGTGGAAACGGTGCCCAGCCTCTACCGTCGCGTCCGTCCCCAGGCCGATTACGAGCGGTCCCTCAGGGTCCTCCGGTGGGCGAAGGAGGAAGGCCTGCGCACGAAGAGCGGCATCATGGTGGGCCTCGGCGAGTCGAAAGAAGAGGTTCTGGAGATCATGGAGGACTTCGTCGAGATTGGGCTCGACGTGATGACGATCGGCCAGTACATGCAACCGACCGACCACCACCTCCCCGTCGAGGAGTGGGTCGAACCCGAGGTGTTCGACTGGTACAAGGAGGTCGGAGAGGAAAAGGGCATCGACCACGTCGAGAGCAGTCCGCTCACGCGTTCGTCCTACCACGCCGAGGAGCACGTGTAA
- a CDS encoding GNAT family N-acetyltransferase, with amino-acid sequence MNERHLDDGFRLSGVERRDKAAVVEHLQEKEIWENTLDIPWPYTEDDAAAWIEGRIQHRSEQPKETTFALRRADGRLVGVVGADDLDVGASHRARIGYWLAKPYWGRGLMTKAVTRYAEYAVTELDVVRLTAEVFAWNEASARVLQKAGFTQEGRLRKHREKDGALVDVRYFGLLRADLDGARD; translated from the coding sequence ATGAACGAACGGCACCTCGACGACGGATTCCGTCTCTCCGGCGTGGAGCGGCGGGACAAAGCAGCGGTGGTCGAACACCTGCAGGAGAAAGAGATCTGGGAGAACACCCTCGACATCCCGTGGCCCTACACCGAGGACGACGCCGCCGCCTGGATTGAGGGCCGGATCCAGCACCGGTCCGAGCAGCCCAAAGAGACGACCTTCGCCCTCCGTCGGGCCGACGGGCGACTCGTCGGCGTGGTGGGGGCCGACGACCTCGACGTCGGCGCCTCCCACCGTGCCCGGATCGGCTACTGGCTCGCAAAGCCCTACTGGGGGCGGGGCCTGATGACCAAGGCGGTCACCCGGTACGCCGAGTACGCCGTTACGGAGTTGGACGTGGTGCGGCTCACGGCAGAGGTCTTCGCCTGGAATGAGGCGTCGGCCCGGGTTCTGCAAAAGGCCGGATTCACCCAGGAGGGCCGCCTGCGCAAGCACCGCGAAAAAGACGGGGCCCTGGTAGACGTTCGCTACTTTGGCCTGCTGCGTGCGGACCTCGACGGGGCCCGTGACTGA
- a CDS encoding amidohydrolase has protein sequence MALRSLVLFAALALVGCSSSPTADLVLTNGTVATLDDDHEQVEALAAADDTLLAVGSADAIDAYVGGDTRVIDLQGRLAVPGFIEGHGHYMGMGQAQMQLDLLGTSSWGRVVAKVDSSADETASGAWVEGRGWHQEKWTSTPERMVRGFPTNARLNEAAPDTPVYLTHASGHAAIANDAALEAAGIGPNTPDPEGGTIVRDAQERVTGVLLETAAGLVQEALDASRSGMSAADRRARRERQVRLAAEEALANGVTSFQDQGASFETIRLYREMAERGALDIRMYAMVAQGEVTPETQERLAEIRTVGAADQHLTVRAIGEVTVDGALGSRSAWMLEPYDDAPNDTGINVTPMERVREIAEIGLDEDYQIAVHAIGDRANRETLDLYASLFEAADGRGAERRWRVEHAQHLHPDDISRFADLGVMASMQAIHACSDAPYNYQRLGAQRVDQGAYLWNTLWADGAVVGNGTDVPVEKIDPLASLHCTATRQVPGTDTTFTPDETLTRRRALQSYTINNARMAFEEDVKGTLTPGKLADVTVLSENILTGPPERLREATVDYTIVGGEVAYANE, from the coding sequence ATGGCCCTCCGATCGCTTGTCCTTTTCGCGGCCCTTGCCCTGGTGGGCTGTTCGTCGTCCCCGACGGCCGACCTCGTGCTGACGAACGGAACCGTCGCTACGCTCGACGACGACCACGAACAGGTGGAGGCCCTGGCGGCCGCGGACGATACCCTCCTGGCCGTCGGCAGCGCCGACGCGATCGACGCCTACGTCGGGGGCGACACGCGCGTCATCGACCTTCAGGGACGGCTTGCCGTCCCGGGCTTCATCGAGGGACACGGCCACTACATGGGCATGGGGCAGGCACAGATGCAACTCGACCTCCTGGGCACCTCGTCGTGGGGGCGGGTGGTGGCGAAGGTAGACTCGTCCGCCGACGAGACGGCCTCCGGCGCATGGGTGGAGGGGCGCGGCTGGCATCAGGAAAAGTGGACCTCGACGCCCGAGCGCATGGTGCGCGGCTTCCCGACGAACGCGCGGTTGAACGAGGCCGCGCCCGACACCCCGGTGTACCTGACCCACGCCAGCGGCCACGCGGCCATCGCCAACGACGCGGCCCTGGAGGCGGCGGGGATCGGGCCGAACACGCCCGATCCGGAGGGGGGCACCATCGTGCGGGACGCGCAGGAGCGGGTGACCGGCGTGCTTCTCGAAACGGCGGCGGGGCTGGTGCAGGAGGCCCTCGACGCGTCGCGGAGTGGCATGAGCGCGGCGGACCGCCGCGCCCGGCGTGAGAGACAGGTACGGCTGGCCGCCGAGGAGGCGCTCGCGAACGGCGTGACGAGCTTCCAGGACCAGGGGGCGTCCTTCGAGACCATCCGCCTGTACCGCGAGATGGCCGAGCGCGGGGCCCTCGACATTCGGATGTACGCGATGGTGGCGCAGGGGGAGGTCACGCCCGAAACCCAGGAGCGCCTCGCGGAAATACGCACCGTGGGCGCTGCCGACCAGCACCTCACCGTGCGGGCCATCGGGGAGGTGACGGTCGATGGGGCCCTTGGCTCGCGCAGCGCCTGGATGCTGGAGCCGTACGACGACGCCCCGAATGACACGGGCATCAACGTGACACCGATGGAGCGCGTGCGAGAAATCGCCGAGATTGGGCTCGACGAGGACTACCAAATCGCGGTCCACGCCATCGGGGACCGGGCGAACCGAGAGACGCTCGACCTGTACGCGTCGCTGTTTGAGGCGGCCGACGGGCGCGGGGCGGAGCGGCGCTGGCGCGTCGAGCACGCCCAGCACCTCCACCCGGACGACATTTCCCGCTTCGCGGACCTGGGCGTTATGGCCTCCATGCAGGCCATCCACGCCTGCTCCGATGCCCCGTACAATTACCAGCGCCTCGGGGCCCAGCGGGTGGACCAGGGGGCCTACCTCTGGAATACGCTGTGGGCGGACGGGGCCGTGGTGGGCAACGGCACCGACGTGCCCGTCGAGAAGATCGATCCGCTCGCCAGCCTCCATTGCACGGCGACGCGGCAGGTGCCCGGCACCGACACGACGTTCACCCCCGACGAGACCCTCACGCGTCGCCGGGCGCTCCAGTCCTACACGATCAACAACGCCCGGATGGCGTTCGAGGAGGACGTGAAGGGCACCCTCACCCCCGGCAAGCTGGCCGACGTGACGGTGCTCTCCGAAAACATCCTGACGGGCCCGCCGGAGCGGCTCCGGGAGGCGACGGTCGACTATACGATCGTGGGGGGAGAGGTGGCCTACGCCAACGAGTGA
- the lat gene encoding L-lysine 6-transaminase, translating into MEAVSPNSVRPAEVKELLSEHMLTKGMMPMVLDMEASQGVRLHDQKSGRSLIDLFGFYASNPLGMNHPKMSGDEAFMERLVDAALNKVTNSDVMTGHMARFVDTFDRVGIPDYLPYTFFISGGALAVENALKTAFDWKVRKNHQKGYRREVGHQVLHLDQAFHGRTGYTMSLTNTADPRKTMYFPKFDWPRITNPKVHFPLDADEKERVRAHEEEALRQAKRHFHEREDQIAAVILEPIQGEGGDNHFRPAFLRELKALAHENDTLLVFDEVQSGVGITGEFWAHQALGVKPDIMAFGKKSQVCGILAGRKLDEVDDHVFETPSRINSTWGGNIVDMVRFDRILEIMEEEQLVDHAGRVGTHLQHRLHELAEEFPAVSNVRGEGLMTAFTLPSTEYRDHVAQQTYEEGAIILGCGDRSIRFRTPLTITEDEVDEGMGCIRRALKTMASEHGPHADETRAHAQ; encoded by the coding sequence ATGGAAGCGGTTTCCCCAAACTCGGTTCGTCCTGCTGAGGTCAAAGAGCTTCTGTCCGAGCACATGCTGACGAAGGGCATGATGCCCATGGTGCTCGACATGGAGGCGAGTCAGGGCGTTCGGCTGCACGACCAGAAAAGCGGCCGCTCACTCATTGACCTGTTCGGCTTCTACGCCTCGAACCCCCTCGGGATGAACCACCCGAAGATGAGTGGGGACGAGGCGTTCATGGAGCGGCTGGTAGACGCGGCCCTCAACAAGGTGACCAACTCCGACGTCATGACCGGGCACATGGCGCGGTTTGTGGACACCTTCGATCGGGTGGGCATTCCGGACTACCTGCCGTACACGTTCTTCATCTCCGGCGGGGCCCTGGCCGTGGAGAACGCGCTGAAGACGGCGTTCGACTGGAAGGTGCGCAAGAACCATCAGAAGGGATACCGCCGCGAGGTGGGGCACCAGGTGCTGCACCTGGACCAGGCCTTCCACGGGCGCACGGGCTATACCATGTCGCTCACGAACACGGCCGACCCGCGGAAGACGATGTACTTCCCGAAGTTCGACTGGCCGCGCATCACGAACCCGAAGGTCCACTTTCCGCTCGATGCCGACGAGAAGGAGCGCGTGCGGGCCCACGAGGAGGAGGCCCTCCGACAGGCCAAGCGCCACTTCCACGAGCGCGAGGACCAGATTGCCGCCGTCATCCTGGAGCCGATTCAAGGGGAGGGGGGCGACAACCACTTCCGGCCCGCCTTCCTGCGAGAGCTGAAGGCCCTGGCCCACGAGAACGACACCCTGCTCGTGTTTGACGAGGTGCAGAGTGGCGTCGGCATCACGGGCGAGTTCTGGGCGCACCAGGCCCTGGGCGTAAAGCCCGACATCATGGCGTTCGGCAAGAAGTCCCAGGTGTGCGGCATCCTGGCCGGGCGCAAGCTCGACGAGGTGGACGATCATGTCTTCGAGACGCCCAGCCGCATCAACTCCACGTGGGGCGGCAACATCGTGGACATGGTACGCTTCGACCGCATCCTCGAAATCATGGAGGAGGAGCAGCTCGTAGACCACGCGGGACGGGTGGGGACGCACCTCCAGCACCGGCTGCACGAACTGGCGGAGGAGTTCCCGGCCGTGTCCAACGTACGGGGCGAGGGCCTCATGACGGCCTTTACGCTTCCGAGCACCGAGTACCGCGACCACGTGGCCCAGCAGACGTACGAGGAGGGGGCCATCATTCTCGGGTGCGGCGACCGGTCCATCCGCTTCCGCACGCCGCTCACAATTACGGAGGACGAGGTGGACGAGGGCATGGGCTGCATCCGCCGCGCGCTGAAGACGATGGCGAGTGAGCACGGCCCACACGCCGACGAGACCCGGGCCCACGCCCAGTAG
- the recN gene encoding DNA repair protein RecN has product MLQSLSVQDYALIKELEMEFESGLNIITGATGAGKSILIGALRMILGERANTDVVREGTSKAVVEGIFDDADTERIRAVLRENEIPTDPLPRVILRRRITERGSRGFVNDTPATLDVMRAVAGELIDLHGQHEHQSLLHTETHLRLLDSFGGLSGLVESYRDQRSRVAELVEEREALAARERELRQQKELYEFQIEEIDAVDPQPGEEDELRAEQRVLENAEHLYASTKELYERLFESENALHDQLVISRNDLQDLARIDDAFEEHVDEIESARIIVSELANFLQDYNAHVEFDPERLQDIRERTTEIEKLKRKYGGSLEAVLEHRREIGEKYELAQDFEGNLERLDAQIDEAKADLTDVAQRLSQKRREVATRIEDAILEELGTLGMPNSQFEVRFTRQEDPDGWIQPDDADAHYRAFQKGMDQVEFFISTNVGVSPMPLAEVASGGEISRIMLALKTILAKSERLPILVFDEIDVGISGNMARRVGESMHDLARYHQIITITHLPQIAALGDCHFKVEKIVEDGTTKTTIHRLDEDEQATQVASLISGEDITDAALASARELMAAGERDE; this is encoded by the coding sequence ATGCTGCAGTCGTTGTCCGTTCAGGACTATGCCCTGATCAAGGAGCTGGAGATGGAGTTCGAGAGCGGGCTGAACATCATCACGGGCGCCACGGGGGCCGGCAAGTCGATCCTGATCGGGGCGCTGCGCATGATTCTGGGCGAGCGGGCCAACACCGACGTGGTGCGGGAGGGCACCTCGAAGGCGGTCGTGGAGGGCATCTTCGACGACGCGGACACCGAGCGCATCCGGGCCGTCCTCCGGGAAAACGAGATTCCCACCGATCCCCTCCCCCGCGTCATCCTGCGCCGCCGCATCACGGAGCGGGGCAGCCGCGGCTTCGTGAACGACACCCCGGCCACGCTCGACGTGATGCGGGCGGTGGCCGGCGAGCTGATCGACCTGCACGGGCAGCACGAGCACCAGAGCCTCCTCCACACCGAAACCCACCTTCGGCTGCTCGACAGCTTCGGCGGGCTGAGCGGGCTCGTCGAAAGCTACCGGGACCAGCGGAGCCGGGTGGCCGAGCTCGTGGAGGAGCGCGAGGCGCTGGCCGCCCGCGAGCGGGAGCTGCGGCAGCAGAAGGAGCTGTACGAGTTTCAGATCGAGGAGATTGACGCCGTCGACCCCCAGCCCGGCGAGGAGGACGAGCTGCGGGCCGAGCAGCGCGTGCTCGAAAACGCCGAGCACCTCTACGCCTCCACGAAGGAGCTGTACGAGCGCCTCTTCGAGAGCGAAAACGCGCTGCACGATCAGCTCGTGATCTCACGCAACGACCTGCAGGACCTTGCCCGCATCGACGACGCGTTCGAGGAGCACGTCGACGAGATCGAGTCGGCCCGCATCATCGTCAGCGAGCTGGCCAACTTCCTGCAGGACTACAACGCCCACGTCGAGTTCGACCCGGAGCGCCTGCAGGACATTCGGGAGCGCACCACGGAGATCGAGAAGCTGAAGCGGAAGTACGGGGGCAGCCTGGAGGCCGTCCTGGAGCACCGGCGCGAGATCGGCGAGAAGTACGAGCTGGCCCAGGATTTTGAGGGCAACCTGGAGCGCCTCGACGCGCAGATCGACGAGGCGAAGGCGGACCTGACGGACGTGGCGCAGCGCCTCTCCCAGAAGCGCCGCGAGGTGGCCACCCGGATCGAAGACGCCATCCTCGAGGAGCTGGGCACGCTCGGGATGCCCAACAGCCAGTTCGAGGTGCGCTTCACTCGACAGGAGGACCCCGACGGGTGGATCCAACCCGACGACGCGGACGCCCACTACCGGGCGTTTCAGAAGGGGATGGACCAGGTCGAGTTCTTTATTTCCACCAACGTCGGCGTCTCCCCCATGCCCCTCGCCGAGGTGGCGTCCGGCGGCGAGATCAGCCGCATCATGCTCGCGCTCAAGACGATCCTCGCCAAGAGCGAGCGGCTCCCCATCCTCGTGTTCGACGAGATCGACGTGGGCATCTCCGGCAACATGGCCCGCCGCGTGGGCGAGAGCATGCACGACCTCGCCCGCTACCACCAGATCATCACGATCACGCACCTCCCCCAGATCGCCGCCCTCGGGGACTGCCACTTCAAGGTGGAAAAGATCGTGGAGGACGGCACCACGAAGACCACGATCCACCGGCTCGACGAGGACGAGCAGGCCACGCAGGTCGCCTCCCTCATCAGCGGCGAGGACATCACCGACGCGGCCCTCGCGAGCGCCCGCGAGCTGATGGCGGCGGGGGAGCGCGACGAATAG
- the secA gene encoding preprotein translocase subunit SecA, which yields MFEWIKNLFGDPNERELNKLWPIVEEINDHYEELQDLTDDELRAKTDAFRAEIREAVADIEARQNEIREKLKRAPGLEGPVGGDGQVTEMEGEALSLDERDALYDEFDELEEEWQDVVEDTLWELLPEAFAVVKETCRRMLGETWMAGGSKIEWDMVPYDVQILGAIVLHQGRIAEMKTGEGKTLAAVMPLYLNALTGRGCQLVTVNDYLAERDTEWMGPIYEFHGLTVDCVNRYDPHTEGRKEAYEADITYGTNNEIGFDYLRDNSFVVRPEQLMQRGHHYAIIDEIDSVLIDEARTPLIISGPVPDQENDEYRELRDPVEQLVEAQRRLVRSFVKETRELLEEKEEAEEEGDSRRAQELEDEAGLSLFRASRGYPKNRQLQKLLNEPGMERLRQKTENFYLQENAKRMPFVDQELYFSVDEKKQTVEMTEKGQEYIAKIMDESEDLFVLPVVGDKIAEVEDEYQEKVDELEEALQEEDLSQEKRENKYMNDKRELEKELQETKREIYNTYSERAERVHAIEQLLKAFTLYERDTEYIVQEGKVQIVDEHTGRVMEGRRYSEGLHEALEAKEEVEIQNATQTYASVTLQNYFRMYDKLSGMTGTAETEAEEFNEIYDLDVVVVPTHEPVRRDDKDDLVFQTKREKYNAIVEKVKEYNKRGQPVLVGSASVEVSETISRTLEREGIPHNVLNAKQDRAKEEAQIVAEAGQKGSVTIATNMAGRGTDIQITDEVRELGGLAILGSERHESRRIDLQLRGRAGRQGDPGESQFYVSLEDDLMRLFGSDRVAKVMDSMGIEEGEVITHPWINKSIKRAQSKVEQNNFAIRKRQLEYDDVLNSQREVIYKRRREALTGERFHGQVLNMLYEYIEALVERHYGQGNIAGLREDLLRTLAFDLEMDREEFVQLGEDGVVDHVYDVATDYYRQKRANIAQPFHQTLRDLKQERGDDMIEQVFVDFTDGQDAIRAVADVDEALETNGEEINEALERTAMLQTIDEKWTDHLRELDELKEGIGLRSFGRKDPVVEYKMEAFDLFSDMMAEIGQEVVSLVFRAGPVVDDEVQTEGQGPRRRLSQRNAQTQHDSAQPDYSIDADGDGGGGQEGEAAERDPTVEEKQPVTVADEPGRNEYVTVRNNANGETTEMKWKYAKKKINQGGWSLVS from the coding sequence ATGTTTGAATGGATCAAGAATCTGTTCGGCGACCCGAATGAGCGGGAGCTCAATAAGCTCTGGCCCATCGTCGAGGAGATCAACGACCATTACGAGGAGCTTCAGGACCTCACGGACGACGAGCTCCGCGCCAAGACCGACGCGTTTCGGGCAGAGATTCGGGAGGCCGTGGCCGACATCGAAGCGCGGCAGAATGAGATTCGGGAGAAGCTGAAGCGAGCCCCCGGCCTGGAGGGCCCCGTCGGCGGGGACGGACAGGTAACCGAGATGGAGGGCGAGGCCCTCTCCCTCGACGAGCGGGACGCCCTGTACGACGAGTTTGACGAGCTCGAGGAGGAGTGGCAGGACGTCGTGGAGGACACGCTGTGGGAGCTGCTCCCCGAGGCGTTTGCCGTCGTGAAGGAGACGTGCCGCCGCATGCTCGGCGAGACGTGGATGGCCGGCGGCTCGAAGATTGAATGGGACATGGTGCCCTACGACGTGCAGATCCTGGGCGCCATCGTGCTCCACCAGGGCCGCATCGCGGAGATGAAAACCGGCGAGGGGAAGACGCTGGCCGCCGTGATGCCCCTCTACCTCAACGCCCTCACGGGCCGGGGCTGCCAGCTCGTGACGGTCAACGACTACCTCGCCGAACGGGACACCGAGTGGATGGGGCCCATCTACGAGTTTCACGGCCTCACGGTCGACTGCGTCAACCGCTACGACCCGCACACGGAGGGCCGCAAGGAGGCGTACGAGGCCGACATCACGTACGGCACCAACAACGAGATTGGCTTCGACTACCTGCGGGACAACTCGTTCGTCGTGCGCCCCGAGCAGTTGATGCAGCGGGGCCACCACTACGCCATCATCGACGAGATCGACTCGGTCCTGATCGACGAGGCCCGCACGCCGCTTATCATCAGCGGCCCGGTGCCCGACCAGGAGAACGACGAGTACCGGGAGCTGCGCGACCCGGTGGAGCAGCTCGTGGAGGCCCAGCGCCGCCTCGTGCGGTCGTTCGTGAAGGAGACGCGCGAGCTGCTGGAGGAGAAAGAAGAGGCCGAGGAAGAAGGCGACTCGCGACGCGCCCAGGAGCTGGAGGACGAGGCAGGCCTGTCCCTCTTCCGGGCCTCCCGTGGCTACCCCAAGAACCGCCAGCTCCAGAAGCTCCTCAACGAGCCCGGCATGGAGCGCCTGCGGCAGAAGACCGAGAACTTCTACCTGCAGGAGAACGCCAAGCGCATGCCGTTTGTCGACCAGGAGCTCTACTTCTCGGTCGACGAGAAGAAGCAGACCGTGGAGATGACGGAGAAGGGCCAGGAGTACATCGCCAAGATCATGGACGAGTCGGAGGACCTGTTCGTCCTCCCCGTCGTCGGCGACAAGATTGCCGAGGTCGAGGACGAGTACCAGGAGAAGGTCGACGAGCTGGAGGAGGCGCTCCAGGAGGAAGACCTGTCCCAGGAGAAGCGCGAGAACAAGTACATGAACGACAAGCGGGAGCTGGAGAAGGAGCTCCAGGAGACGAAGCGCGAGATCTACAACACCTATTCGGAGCGGGCCGAGCGCGTCCACGCCATCGAGCAGCTCCTAAAGGCGTTCACCCTGTACGAGCGCGACACCGAGTACATCGTGCAGGAGGGCAAGGTACAGATCGTCGACGAGCACACCGGACGCGTCATGGAGGGGCGCCGCTACTCGGAGGGCCTCCACGAGGCGCTGGAGGCGAAGGAGGAGGTCGAGATTCAGAACGCCACGCAGACCTACGCCTCCGTCACGCTCCAGAACTACTTCCGCATGTACGACAAGCTGTCCGGCATGACCGGCACGGCGGAGACGGAGGCGGAGGAGTTCAACGAGATCTACGACCTGGACGTGGTGGTCGTCCCCACCCACGAGCCGGTGCGGCGGGACGACAAGGACGACCTCGTCTTCCAGACGAAGCGGGAGAAGTACAACGCCATCGTCGAGAAGGTCAAGGAGTACAACAAGCGCGGCCAGCCGGTGCTCGTGGGCTCGGCCTCGGTGGAGGTGTCCGAGACGATCAGCCGAACCCTTGAGCGGGAAGGCATTCCCCACAACGTGCTCAACGCCAAGCAGGACCGGGCCAAGGAGGAGGCCCAGATCGTGGCCGAGGCCGGGCAGAAGGGCTCCGTCACGATCGCGACGAACATGGCGGGGCGCGGGACCGACATCCAGATTACCGACGAGGTGCGCGAGCTCGGCGGGCTGGCGATCCTGGGCTCGGAGCGCCACGAAAGCCGCCGCATCGACCTTCAGTTGCGCGGCCGTGCCGGGCGCCAGGGCGACCCGGGCGAGAGCCAGTTCTACGTCTCCCTCGAGGACGACCTGATGCGCCTCTTCGGCTCGGACCGGGTGGCGAAGGTCATGGACAGCATGGGCATCGAGGAGGGCGAGGTCATCACGCACCCCTGGATCAACAAGAGCATCAAGCGGGCGCAGTCGAAGGTGGAGCAGAACAACTTCGCCATCCGGAAGCGCCAGTTGGAGTACGACGACGTGCTCAACTCGCAGCGCGAGGTCATCTACAAGCGCCGCCGCGAGGCCCTTACCGGCGAGCGGTTCCACGGCCAGGTGCTCAACATGCTCTACGAGTACATCGAGGCGCTCGTGGAGCGGCACTACGGGCAGGGCAACATCGCGGGCCTGCGGGAGGACCTCCTCCGCACCCTCGCCTTCGACCTGGAGATGGACCGCGAGGAGTTCGTGCAGCTCGGGGAGGATGGCGTCGTGGACCACGTCTACGACGTGGCGACCGACTACTACCGGCAGAAGCGCGCCAACATTGCCCAGCCGTTCCACCAGACGCTGCGCGACCTGAAGCAGGAGCGCGGCGACGACATGATCGAGCAGGTGTTCGTCGACTTCACCGACGGCCAGGACGCGATCCGGGCCGTGGCGGACGTCGACGAGGCCCTCGAGACGAACGGGGAGGAGATCAACGAGGCGCTGGAGCGCACCGCCATGCTCCAGACGATCGACGAGAAGTGGACCGACCACCTGCGCGAGCTCGACGAGCTGAAGGAGGGCATCGGCCTCCGCTCGTTCGGGCGCAAGGACCCGGTCGTGGAGTACAAGATGGAGGCGTTCGACCTCTTCTCCGACATGATGGCCGAGATTGGCCAGGAGGTCGTCTCCCTCGTCTTCCGCGCCGGGCCGGTGGTCGACGACGAGGTGCAGACGGAGGGCCAGGGCCCGCGCCGCCGCCTCAGCCAGCGCAACGCCCAGACCCAGCACGACTCCGCCCAGCCCGACTACAGCATCGACGCCGACGGCGACGGGGGCGGCGGCCAGGAGGGCGAGGCCGCCGAGCGCGACCCCACCGTCGAGGAGAAGCAGCCGGTGACCGTGGCCGACGAGCCGGGCCGCAACGAGTACGTCACCGTCCGCAACAACGCCAACGGCGAGACCACGGAGATGAAGTGGAAGTACGCCAAGAAGAAGATCAATCAGGGCGGCTGGTCCCTGGTGTCTTGA
- a CDS encoding universal stress protein produces MLVVNRILVPHDFTPASARVLPHGLALAAKMKARFYVLHVTDRSDAPYPARDLPAVRETLQRTGAVSEEALRAVHIEGVSRSDGGVAETIHRFADEEEIDLIALGTRGRQGARRLLLGSVGETVIRRAKRPVLALRGKGVGAPPVPGMLDRILVPVDFSENAREAARVAAEWARVFDAQVDLLHVVTGSSASPPEPAPSVSDEEHVGPEKKARRALATMGRGLGALGVPVAVHVRTGAAASTIAAFAEAEETDAIVMSTRGRTGLERFLLGSVAEAVIRHVPCPVLTVRTYGRSIRALAD; encoded by the coding sequence ATGCTCGTTGTCAATAGAATTCTGGTGCCCCACGACTTTACGCCCGCCTCGGCCCGGGTGCTGCCCCACGGCCTCGCCCTCGCCGCGAAAATGAAGGCGCGATTTTACGTGCTTCACGTGACCGATCGGTCCGACGCCCCCTACCCGGCCCGGGACCTGCCGGCCGTCCGAGAGACGCTTCAACGGACCGGGGCGGTCTCGGAAGAGGCCCTGCGCGCGGTGCACATCGAGGGCGTGTCCCGCAGCGACGGCGGCGTGGCTGAGACCATCCACCGCTTCGCCGACGAGGAAGAGATCGACCTAATTGCCCTCGGCACGCGGGGCCGCCAGGGGGCCCGCCGGCTTCTGTTGGGGAGCGTGGGCGAGACGGTGATCCGCCGCGCCAAACGCCCGGTGCTCGCCCTGCGTGGAAAGGGGGTTGGCGCTCCGCCCGTGCCCGGAATGCTGGACCGCATCCTCGTGCCCGTGGATTTTTCGGAGAATGCGCGGGAGGCCGCACGGGTGGCGGCGGAGTGGGCCCGCGTCTTCGACGCACAGGTAGACCTCCTGCACGTCGTGACGGGCAGTTCGGCGTCGCCCCCTGAACCGGCGCCGTCCGTTTCGGACGAGGAGCACGTTGGCCCTGAGAAAAAGGCCCGACGGGCACTGGCGACGATGGGCCGCGGGCTGGGGGCCCTGGGCGTTCCGGTGGCGGTGCACGTCCGAACCGGCGCGGCCGCGTCCACGATCGCTGCATTCGCCGAGGCCGAGGAGACGGACGCCATCGTCATGTCGACTCGGGGGCGGACGGGGCTGGAGCGGTTCCTGCTCGGCAGCGTGGCGGAGGCCGTGATCCGGCACGTGCCCTGTCCCGTGCTCACGGTGCGGACGTACGGCCGGTCCATCCGGGCGCTCGCGGACTGA